A single Lolium perenne isolate Kyuss_39 chromosome 6, Kyuss_2.0, whole genome shotgun sequence DNA region contains:
- the LOC127306664 gene encoding serine/threonine receptor-like kinase NFP: MPRNPTNAGSRPYPVDDLHALRRSPQHHRLPFPHMSLPTPPSCHSGATSPTSCVSFQSGPMRQRTLLLHRAALATLLCLCALPAPARSQSASANPAPASVQGFNCSANTTYPCQAYALYRAGFGADLSAVGDLFGVSRFMLAHANNLSTSSAPASGQPLLVPLQCGCPSGSPNAYAPTQYQISSGDTFWIVSVTKLQNLTQYQAVERVNPTLVPTKLEVGDMVTFPIFCQCPADNATALVTYVMQQGDTYASVAADFAVDARSLVALNGPEGGTKVLSEILVPLRRQVPQWLPPIVARNDVLPVTPPSPPPSDPATPGPTDDRSGVVTGLAVGLGVVGGLCLLQLLLLACLWRRLKASGRRGEAIVSGDAGRPAKSASGGVGGEKFLVTDISDWLDKYRVFKVEELERGTAGFDDAHLIQGSVFKANIGGEVFAVKKMKWDACEELKILQKVNHSNLVKLEGFCINSPTGDCYLVYEYVENGSLDLCLRDRARARRLDWRARLHVALDLAHGLQYIHEHTWPRVVHKDIKSSNVLLDAGMHAKIANFGLAKTGHNAVTTHIVGTQGYIAPEYLVDGLVTTKMDVFAYGVVLLELVSGREAAGDGGELLLADAEERVFRGREERMEARAAAWMDPALAEQSCPPGSVAAVMSVARACLQRDPSKRPSMVDVAYTLSRADEYFADYSGESVSVDGSGEIAAR, encoded by the exons ATGCCCCGAAACCCGACGAACGCAGGCAGCCGGCCGTACCCAGTCGATGATCTTCACGCTCTCCGCCGCTCCCCACAACACCATCGTCTTCCCTTCCCGCATATGTCACTCCCGACTCCCCCGAGCTGCCACTCCGGAGCCACCTCGCCAACCAGCTGCGTCTCCTTCCAATCCGGACCAATGAGGCAGCGCACGCTTCTGCTGCACCGGGCGGCGCTGGCCACGCTACTCTGCCTGTGCGCGCTCCCCGCCCCGGCGCGGTCCCAGAGCGCCTCCGCTAATCCAGCGCCGGCCAGCGTCCAGGGATTCAACTGCTCCGCCAACACCACGTACCCGTGCCAGGCCTACGCGCTCTACCGGGCGGGCTTCGGGGCGGACCTCTCGGCCGTCGGCGACCTCTTCGGCGTCAGCCGCTTCATGCTCGCGCACGCCAACAACCTGTCCACCTCCTCCGCGCCGGCCAGCGGGCAGCCGCTGCTCGTGCCGCTCCAGTGCGGCTGCCCCTCCGGGTCCCCCAACGCCTACGCGCCCACGCAGTACCAGATCAGCTCCGGCGACACCTTCTGGATCGTCTCCGTCACCAAGCTGCAGAACCTCACGCAGTACCAGGCCGTCGAGCGCGTCAACCCCACGCTGGTGCCCACCAAGCTCGAAGTCGGGGACATGGTCACCTTCCCCATCTTCTGCCAGTGCCCCGCCGACAACGCCACCGCGCTCGTCACCTACGTCATGCAGCAGGGCGACACCTACGCCTCCGTCGCCGCCGACTTCGCCGTCGACGCCCGGTCGCTCGTCGCGCTCAACGGGCCCGAGGGGGGCACCAAGGTGCTCTCCGAAATACTGGTGCCGCTTCGTCGGCAGGTGCCGCAGTGGCTTCCGCCAATCGTAGCCCGCAACGACGTGCTGCCGGTCACGCCGCCGTCCCCGCCGCCTTCCGATCCCGCCACGCCCGGCCCGACCGACGACCGGAGCGGGGTGGTCACCGGGCTGGCCGTCGGGTTGGGCGTCGTCGGCGGCCTTTGCCTGCTGCAGCTGCTGCTACTGGCCTGCCTGTGGAGACGGCTAAAGGCGAGTGGGCGGCGAGGTGAAGCTATCGTGAGCGGCGACGCCGGCAGGCCTGCCAAGAGCGCGtccggcggcgtcggaggggagaAATTCTTGGTCACTGACATATCCGACTGGCTGGACAAGTACAGGGTGTTCAAGGTCGAGGAGCTGGAGCGCGGCACCGCGGGTTTCGACGACGCGCACCTCATCCAGGGCAGCGTCTTCAAGGCCAACATCGGCGGCGAGGTCTTCGCCGTCAAGAAGATGAAGTGGGACGCCTGCGAAGAGCTCAAGATCCTGCAAAAG GTGAACCACAGCAACCTGGTGAAGCTGGAGGGGTTCTGCATCAACTCGCCGACGGGCGACTGCTACCTGGTGTATGAGTACGTGGAGAACGGGTCACTGGACCTGTGCCTCCGGGACCGCGCCCGTGCACGGCGGCTGGACTGGCGCGCGCGCCTCCATGTCGCCCTCGACCTCGCCCACGGCCTCCAGTACATCCACGAGCACACCTGGCCGCGCGTCGTGCACAAGGACATCAAGAGCAGCAATGTCCTCCTCGACGCCGGCATGCACGCCAAGATCGCCAACTTTGGGCTCGCCAAGACCGGCCACAACGCCGTCACCACCCACATCGTTGGCACGCAGGGGTACATCGCTCCCGAGTACCTCGTCGATGGCCTCGTCACCACCAAGATGGACGTGTTCGCCTACGGCGTTGTCTTGCTGGAGCTGGTATCCGGCCGTGAGGccgccggcgacggcggcgagctGCTGTTGGCCGACGCCGAGGAGAGGGTGTTCCGTGGCCGAGAGGAGAGGATGGAGGCGCGGGCCGCAGCGTGGATGGACCCTGCGCTCGCAGAGCAGAGCTGCCCTCCCGGGAGCGTGGCGGCCGTGATGAGCGTGGCCAGGGCATGCCTGCAGCGGGACCCGTCTAAGCGGCCGAGCATGGTGGACGTGGCCTACACTCTCTCCAGGGCGGACGAGTACTTCGCCGACTACTCCGGCGAAAGCGTGTCCGTGGATGGCAGTGGCGAGATCGCCGCGCGATGA